A stretch of Campylobacter concisus DNA encodes these proteins:
- a CDS encoding DUF3944 domain-containing protein, whose translation MAYKFDSDLEFLRQLKSNELNDLVDIIKGKEGDERITQDLTNNDLFKRFYPDHKEYIELIMGELQCFGGNSFANVFRGGGVQYKEILCDVCDKLKVNYSKAQNTQMIEQNMFMKILSDSLEKMNEEELKQVANEFGLNITDFKPQAITAAMQASILVSGFAMYKIALIVANTIVRILFGRGLGLAANAALTRTIGIFAGPIGWVITGLWTLTDVAGPAYRVTIPAVIQVAFLRQYLINKQNNSENN comes from the coding sequence ATGGCTTACAAATTTGATTCAGATTTGGAGTTTTTAAGACAGCTTAAAAGCAACGAACTAAATGATCTTGTTGATATTATAAAAGGCAAAGAAGGTGATGAAAGGATTACGCAAGATCTTACAAACAATGATTTGTTCAAAAGATTTTATCCAGATCATAAAGAATATATAGAGCTTATTATGGGTGAGCTTCAATGCTTTGGTGGCAATAGCTTTGCAAATGTATTTAGAGGCGGTGGAGTTCAGTATAAAGAAATTTTATGCGATGTTTGCGATAAACTTAAAGTTAATTACTCTAAGGCTCAAAACACACAAATGATAGAACAAAATATGTTCATGAAAATTCTATCTGATAGCTTGGAAAAAATGAATGAAGAAGAGCTAAAACAAGTAGCAAATGAATTTGGCTTAAATATCACTGATTTTAAACCACAAGCGATAACAGCTGCTATGCAGGCAAGTATTTTGGTAAGTGGTTTTGCTATGTATAAAATTGCCCTTATCGTTGCAAATACTATTGTTAGAATTTTATTTGGTAGAGGACTTGGTCTTGCAGCAAACGCGGCTTTAACTAGAACCATTGGTATTTTTGCAGGTCCAATAGGCTGGGTCATAACTGGGCTTTGGACGTTAACGGATGTAGCTGGTCCTGCTTATAGGGTTACTATACCAGCAGTAATTCAAGTAGCTTTTTTAAGGCAATATTTGATAAATAAACAAAATAATTCAGAAAATAACTAA
- a CDS encoding ABC transporter ATP-binding protein: MLEVRNLNFSYPNGAGKLENVNLKIGAGEILTILGRNGAGKSTTLGLISGSLKPVSGEIFLDGKNVESLSNKDRAKIMAYVAQSEVTEYDYTGLEFITMGRAAHLGIFARPSKEDEEIARIYTKKLEIEYLEERFITQMSGGQKQMCMIARAMAAQPKMIIFDEPTSALDFGNQYKFLRTVKWLKELGYSVVLTTHNPDFAVLLGGYVALVKGDGEVGFGTVDEIIRSENLSKLYGLNLNVSYIDEVKRECCLTYPL; this comes from the coding sequence ATGCTTGAAGTTAGAAATTTAAACTTTAGCTACCCAAATGGAGCTGGCAAACTAGAAAATGTAAATTTAAAGATAGGCGCTGGGGAAATTTTAACCATACTTGGGCGAAACGGAGCTGGTAAATCAACAACTCTTGGCCTCATAAGTGGCTCACTAAAACCAGTATCTGGAGAAATTTTTCTCGATGGTAAAAACGTAGAGAGTCTAAGCAATAAAGACCGAGCAAAGATAATGGCCTACGTCGCTCAAAGCGAGGTCACAGAGTATGACTACACAGGACTTGAGTTTATAACGATGGGACGTGCAGCACATCTTGGTATCTTTGCAAGACCTAGCAAAGAGGACGAGGAGATAGCTAGAATTTACACCAAAAAGCTTGAGATCGAGTATCTTGAAGAGCGTTTTATTACGCAGATGAGTGGCGGTCAAAAGCAGATGTGTATGATCGCTCGTGCGATGGCTGCGCAGCCTAAGATGATCATATTTGACGAGCCAACGAGCGCGCTTGATTTTGGCAACCAGTATAAATTCCTACGCACCGTCAAATGGCTAAAAGAGCTTGGCTACTCAGTCGTGCTAACCACTCACAACCCTGACTTTGCCGTGCTTCTTGGCGGATATGTAGCACTCGTAAAGGGTGATGGTGAGGTTGGATTTGGCACGGTTGATGAGATCATTAGAAGCGAAAATTTAAGCAAGCTTTACGGACTAAATTTAAACGTGAGCTACATCGACGAAGTAAAAAGAGAGTGCTGCTTAACATATCCTCTTTAA
- a CDS encoding FecCD family ABC transporter permease, whose protein sequence is MKNANFSLVAIFLALLTIVCAFVALGVGRFYIPFSDVFSVLAHSFGFSEGAASNITNVIENLRIPRIIAAILVGAALSVSGAAYQGVFKNQLVSPDLLGVSAGACVGAATAIIFDLSLFWVQAFAFGFGLAAVAITLAIPKMMGRTSTLMLVLSGIIVSGLMGSIIGFLKYVADPETKLPDIVYWQLGSLAKLDSENLKFIAPVMIICAILLIAMSWRINLLSLGDESAARLGVNVAFERAIVIICATLLTACSVCISGIVAWVGLLMPHLARMLVGANNIKSMPASIFMGAMFLLFVDTLARSISVSEVPLGVLTGFIGTVFFVWVLWRNKKVA, encoded by the coding sequence ATGAAAAACGCAAATTTTTCGCTAGTTGCTATATTTTTAGCCCTGCTTACCATTGTTTGCGCCTTTGTAGCTCTTGGTGTTGGTAGATTTTACATACCATTTAGCGATGTCTTTAGCGTGCTAGCTCACAGCTTTGGCTTTAGCGAGGGGGCAGCTAGCAACATCACAAATGTGATAGAAAATTTGCGTATACCTCGCATCATCGCAGCTATCTTAGTCGGTGCCGCTCTTAGCGTGAGCGGTGCTGCCTATCAAGGCGTCTTTAAAAACCAGCTTGTAAGCCCAGACCTTCTAGGTGTCTCAGCAGGTGCTTGCGTGGGAGCTGCCACTGCTATCATCTTTGATTTATCGCTATTTTGGGTGCAGGCTTTTGCATTTGGCTTTGGTCTAGCAGCTGTTGCTATCACTCTAGCCATACCAAAGATGATGGGGCGCACGAGCACACTTATGCTGGTTCTTTCTGGTATCATCGTAAGTGGCCTAATGGGCTCAATAATCGGCTTTTTAAAATATGTCGCTGATCCTGAAACAAAGCTACCTGACATCGTCTACTGGCAGCTTGGAAGCCTTGCAAAGCTTGATAGCGAAAATTTAAAATTTATAGCCCCAGTGATGATCATCTGCGCCATTTTACTAATCGCCATGAGCTGGCGTATAAATTTACTCTCTCTTGGCGACGAGAGTGCGGCTAGACTTGGCGTAAACGTAGCTTTTGAACGCGCTATCGTTATCATTTGCGCTACACTCCTTACAGCATGTAGCGTCTGCATAAGCGGTATAGTCGCTTGGGTGGGGCTCCTCATGCCACACCTAGCGCGAATGCTAGTTGGTGCAAACAACATAAAAAGCATGCCAGCAAGCATATTTATGGGTGCGATGTTTTTACTCTTTGTGGACACTTTGGCTCGTAGTATAAGCGTAAGTGAAGTGCCTCTTGGCGTACTTACTGGCTTTATTGGCACGGTATTTTTCGTCTGGGTATTGTGGCGAAATAAAAAGGTTGCATGA
- a CDS encoding ABC transporter substrate-binding protein has protein sequence MQINFMHKVTKFSLVASLFMALSLNAAESTRSITDMQGVKVSVPEKVEKIAALWNANNEIILALGGMDKVVATTDLIKNNKWFEHVYPKLKNLPAALNGKDLQIEELVKLAPDVIIVYNKNFQDELIKNGFSAVNLIFRDYPDMEKSIYATAEVIGTDDARKKAEKLANKIHDNSEFVTARTKNIPDAKRPKVLHLLGGANLLKVDGTNTIQNTWIKLGGGVNAINTEGSMIEVSAEEIINANPDIIIVGGNDTDAQIKKIKEHPAFSGSNAVKNGKIYGNPKGVFSWDRYGAENVLQILWAAKTIQPDLFKDVDMKVKTKEFYKEFLNHDLSDKEYGYILKGLNPDGSSK, from the coding sequence ATGCAAATAAATTTTATGCATAAAGTAACCAAATTTAGCCTTGTTGCTTCATTATTTATGGCTCTTAGCCTAAACGCAGCTGAGTCTACAAGAAGCATCACTGATATGCAAGGCGTCAAAGTAAGCGTGCCTGAGAAGGTTGAGAAGATCGCTGCACTGTGGAATGCAAACAACGAGATCATCCTAGCACTTGGCGGTATGGATAAGGTTGTAGCCACAACTGATCTGATCAAAAACAATAAGTGGTTTGAGCACGTCTATCCAAAACTTAAAAATTTACCAGCTGCACTAAATGGCAAAGACCTTCAGATCGAAGAGCTTGTTAAACTTGCACCTGACGTTATCATAGTGTATAACAAAAATTTTCAAGATGAACTTATCAAAAATGGCTTTAGCGCGGTAAATTTGATCTTTAGAGACTATCCAGATATGGAGAAAAGCATCTATGCAACAGCTGAAGTTATAGGCACTGATGATGCTAGAAAAAAAGCTGAAAAACTTGCTAATAAAATCCACGATAACTCTGAGTTTGTAACAGCAAGAACAAAAAATATCCCTGACGCTAAACGTCCAAAAGTACTTCACTTGCTTGGTGGCGCAAATTTGCTAAAAGTTGATGGCACAAACACTATCCAAAACACTTGGATCAAGCTAGGTGGCGGCGTAAATGCTATCAATACTGAGGGTTCAATGATCGAAGTTAGCGCTGAAGAGATCATCAATGCAAATCCTGATATCATCATCGTTGGCGGCAATGACACAGACGCACAGATCAAAAAGATAAAAGAGCACCCTGCATTCTCTGGCTCAAACGCTGTTAAAAACGGCAAAATTTACGGCAACCCAAAAGGTGTATTTAGCTGGGATAGATATGGTGCTGAAAACGTACTTCAAATTTTATGGGCAGCAAAAACTATCCAACCAGATTTATTTAAAGATGTCGATATGAAAGTAAAAACAAAAGAGTTTTATAAAGAGTTTTTAAATCACGATCTTAGTGACAAAGAGTATGGCTATATCTTAAAAGGTCTAAATCCAGACGGTAGTAGCAAGTAA
- a CDS encoding nitric-oxide reductase large subunit produces MREYKKYWLALVAVLVICFSILGYYGVEVYRSSPPVVNFTDENGNVVIDKESIYKGQEAWQSIGGMQVGSVWGHGAYQAPDWSADWLHKELVIFLELKADEIYHSKYADLNDEQKANLKVLLKKEYRENGVKDDKIVLSSDRLKAMKQVSQEYSSLFGNDPKFKSLREAYAMKENTLPNASDRDDLNNFFFWSAWATAANRPNSDATYTNNWPHEPLIDNVPTSENIFWSIASVVILIAGIGFLVWFSSFYGKKDDEKLEAISEDPLSKLSLTPSQKALKKYLFVTLALFAFQILIGGFTAHYTVEGQEFYGINLSAYIPYSLARTWHIQASIFWIATGFLAGGLFLAPIINGGKDPKFQKLGVDLLFYALLILVVGSFAGEYLAIANIMPINLSFWFGHQGYEYIELGRVWQIILFVGLVIWMLLLLRGFIGGFKNKGDKNLLAIFAASAVAVGLFYGAGLFYGQRSPLPVMEYWRWWVVHLWVEGFFEVFATASLAFVFVSLGLVSKRFATFSTLASASLFLVGGIPGTFHHLYFAGTTTPIMAVGASFSALEVVPLVLLGAEAYEHYRLQFAQTWAKTLKWPLYCFIAVAFWNMLGAGVFGFLINPPISLFYIQGLNTTPVHGHAALFGVYGFLALGFVWLVATYLFKGQEFDEKLMKVGFWGLNIGLMLMIVLSLLPIGIYQAFASLEHGMWYARSAELLQQSHLQNLRWVRMIGDTILIIGGISFFAQLLKFILNKKA; encoded by the coding sequence ATGCGTGAATACAAAAAGTATTGGCTAGCACTTGTTGCAGTACTAGTAATTTGCTTTAGTATTTTAGGCTACTACGGCGTTGAAGTTTATAGAAGCTCGCCACCAGTTGTAAATTTTACAGATGAGAATGGCAATGTCGTGATCGACAAAGAGAGCATCTATAAAGGTCAAGAGGCCTGGCAAAGCATAGGAGGTATGCAAGTTGGCTCTGTTTGGGGACACGGCGCATATCAAGCACCTGATTGGAGTGCGGACTGGCTTCACAAAGAGTTAGTTATATTTTTAGAGTTAAAAGCAGATGAAATTTATCACTCAAAATATGCTGACTTAAATGATGAGCAAAAAGCAAATCTAAAAGTTCTACTTAAAAAAGAGTACCGAGAAAATGGCGTAAAAGACGATAAAATCGTACTTAGCAGCGATAGATTAAAGGCTATGAAACAAGTAAGCCAAGAGTATTCATCACTTTTTGGAAATGACCCTAAGTTTAAATCTTTAAGAGAAGCTTATGCGATGAAAGAAAATACTCTTCCAAATGCTTCTGATAGAGATGATCTTAATAACTTTTTCTTCTGGTCAGCCTGGGCAACCGCAGCAAACAGACCTAACAGCGATGCTACATACACAAACAACTGGCCACATGAGCCACTAATCGATAATGTACCAACAAGCGAAAATATTTTTTGGTCAATCGCAAGTGTTGTGATACTTATTGCTGGTATTGGATTTCTTGTTTGGTTTAGCTCTTTTTATGGCAAAAAAGATGATGAAAAGTTGGAAGCTATTAGCGAAGATCCACTTAGTAAATTAAGCCTAACTCCATCTCAAAAAGCTCTTAAAAAATATCTTTTTGTGACTTTGGCTCTTTTTGCATTCCAAATTTTAATAGGCGGCTTTACAGCTCACTATACAGTCGAAGGACAAGAATTTTACGGTATAAATTTATCAGCCTACATTCCATATTCGCTTGCTAGAACATGGCACATTCAGGCTAGTATCTTCTGGATTGCGACAGGATTTTTAGCAGGCGGTCTTTTCTTAGCACCTATTATAAATGGCGGCAAAGATCCAAAATTCCAAAAGCTTGGCGTAGATTTGCTATTTTATGCACTACTAATTCTTGTAGTTGGCAGTTTTGCTGGCGAGTATTTAGCGATCGCAAATATTATGCCTATAAATTTAAGCTTCTGGTTTGGACACCAAGGATACGAATATATCGAGCTTGGACGTGTTTGGCAAATTATTTTATTTGTTGGTCTTGTCATTTGGATGCTACTTTTACTTCGCGGATTTATCGGCGGATTTAAGAACAAAGGTGACAAAAATTTACTTGCTATCTTTGCAGCTTCAGCTGTTGCAGTTGGATTATTTTATGGAGCAGGATTATTTTACGGCCAAAGAAGTCCACTTCCAGTAATGGAATACTGGCGCTGGTGGGTTGTACACCTTTGGGTTGAAGGCTTTTTTGAGGTCTTTGCTACCGCTTCACTTGCTTTTGTGTTTGTTAGTCTTGGTCTTGTTTCAAAGAGATTTGCTACGTTTTCAACGCTTGCGAGTGCATCACTTTTCCTAGTAGGCGGAATTCCAGGAACTTTCCACCACTTATATTTTGCAGGCACTACAACACCTATAATGGCAGTTGGCGCTAGCTTCTCAGCACTTGAGGTAGTTCCTCTTGTATTGCTTGGTGCTGAAGCTTATGAGCACTACAGACTTCAGTTTGCTCAAACTTGGGCTAAGACATTAAAATGGCCACTTTACTGCTTTATCGCAGTTGCTTTCTGGAATATGTTAGGTGCTGGTGTATTTGGATTTTTAATCAATCCTCCAATTTCACTATTTTATATCCAAGGCCTAAATACGACTCCAGTTCACGGACATGCTGCGCTATTTGGTGTTTATGGATTTTTGGCACTTGGATTTGTTTGGCTAGTAGCTACTTATCTATTCAAAGGTCAAGAATTTGATGAAAAACTTATGAAAGTAGGTTTTTGGGGCTTAAATATAGGCCTTATGCTAATGATCGTGCTTTCACTACTTCCAATAGGAATTTATCAAGCATTTGCAAGCCTAGAGCATGGTATGTGGTATGCAAGAAGCGCTGAGCTTTTACAACAATCACACTTGCAAAATTTAAGATGGGTAAGAATGATTGGCGATACGATTTTAATAATCGGTGGTATTAGCTTCTTTGCACAACTTCTAAAATTTATACTTAATAAAAAAGCTTAA
- a CDS encoding DUF1523 family protein has protein sequence MITFFKRICVIFIVLLHAFLALVVDYSFPHYANVQITGGDVKRMDKDGIIDAKNPADGPTRDVYFIYTKDSNNSNKVMAYRNEDTAWGFPFYFKFNSADVQAKAQGFANSDKNVTVKYYGYRISMLQEFRNVISLKESGTDTSWPVASYVFYFILFISLIIWIRKINKAFRPKTSENLEK, from the coding sequence ATGATTACATTTTTTAAAAGAATTTGCGTTATTTTTATCGTACTCTTACACGCTTTTTTGGCTCTTGTAGTTGATTATTCGTTTCCACACTATGCAAATGTGCAAATCACAGGTGGCGATGTCAAGCGTATGGACAAAGATGGTATCATCGACGCTAAAAATCCGGCAGATGGTCCTACCAGAGATGTTTATTTTATCTATACTAAAGATTCTAATAATTCAAATAAGGTCATGGCCTATAGAAATGAGGATACTGCATGGGGATTTCCGTTTTATTTTAAATTTAACTCAGCTGATGTACAAGCCAAAGCTCAAGGCTTTGCAAATAGCGATAAAAACGTAACTGTAAAATATTATGGATATAGAATTTCTATGCTTCAAGAGTTTAGAAATGTCATCTCACTAAAAGAAAGTGGCACAGATACTAGTTGGCCAGTAGCTAGCTATGTATTTTACTTTATCTTGTTTATCTCGCTAATCATTTGGATAAGAAAGATAAATAAGGCCTTTAGACCAAAAACTAGTGAAAATTTAGAGAAATAG
- the hpf gene encoding ribosome hibernation-promoting factor, HPF/YfiA family — protein MNISIVGKQFELTEPIKNYIQDAFDTLSKYNLDIISARCVVAADEKQGRKGFNAEFSLNMAHKDTIVVRQKDKDLYAAIDLAIEKASKVLRREHDKKFTVKGKADDKEFRSRIGEEKIEGVEEIVPMELEIYKPLEVEEALDKLKSSDKQFYVFNDVDAKMRVIYKRTDGTFGLY, from the coding sequence ATGAACATAAGCATTGTAGGAAAACAATTTGAGCTAACAGAGCCAATCAAAAACTATATCCAAGACGCTTTTGATACGCTTAGCAAATACAATCTCGACATCATCTCAGCAAGATGTGTTGTAGCAGCCGATGAAAAACAAGGAAGAAAAGGCTTTAATGCAGAATTTTCTCTAAATATGGCCCATAAAGATACAATAGTCGTTCGCCAAAAAGATAAAGACCTTTACGCTGCGATCGATCTTGCTATCGAAAAAGCATCAAAAGTTTTAAGAAGAGAGCATGATAAGAAATTTACCGTAAAAGGCAAGGCTGACGACAAAGAATTTCGCTCAAGAATAGGTGAAGAAAAGATCGAAGGTGTTGAGGAGATCGTACCTATGGAGCTTGAAATTTATAAACCACTTGAAGTCGAAGAGGCACTTGATAAACTAAAATCAAGCGATAAACAATTTTACGTATTTAACGATGTTGACGCAAAAATGCGCGTGATCTACAAAAGAACAGACGGAACTTTCGGTCTTTACTAA
- a CDS encoding type II secretion system protein translates to MKKTKKAFTLIELIIVITVLGVISLMSFNTLMNLYQNYFQSKVINELETQSEIALEQISMLLSHRIKQSVIARKKNGDYLALNDSGVNLSSDFEILEFIPAAYELFDGINEYKGDDTNGDPIFEEGIYSGYVDLANSSIANGLKSPGSKFNDAFRNGVMDLTCENDSDEEDVNSGSRCINANNENGGLVAIFSSILYRVGSSFGYQENLDQRHLDIAKVGIQSIDTLKISSDFKNKKISEQYKLAYTAIAIAPAEQSAEDIQNGSFDLKIYYNYRPWLNESFKKFSSTSTKAIKAESATLAKHVTRFVFTEKNGVIALKLCLKAEKSEITICKSKAVY, encoded by the coding sequence ATGAAAAAAACAAAAAAAGCTTTTACACTAATTGAGCTTATAATAGTTATTACAGTCCTTGGCGTTATCTCACTTATGAGCTTTAACACGCTTATGAATTTATATCAAAACTATTTTCAAAGCAAAGTAATAAACGAGCTAGAGACACAAAGCGAAATCGCTCTAGAGCAAATTTCAATGCTACTTAGCCACAGAATCAAACAAAGCGTTATCGCTAGGAAAAAAAATGGAGATTACCTAGCTCTAAATGATAGTGGCGTAAATTTAAGTAGTGACTTTGAAATTTTAGAATTTATCCCAGCTGCTTATGAGCTATTTGATGGCATAAACGAATATAAAGGAGATGATACTAACGGAGATCCCATCTTCGAAGAAGGTATATATAGCGGATATGTAGATCTTGCAAATAGTTCTATTGCAAATGGACTAAAAAGCCCTGGAAGTAAATTTAATGATGCTTTTAGAAACGGCGTAATGGACTTGACCTGCGAAAATGATAGCGATGAAGAAGATGTAAATAGTGGCTCTAGGTGCATAAACGCCAATAATGAAAATGGTGGTTTAGTAGCGATATTTTCTAGCATACTTTATAGGGTTGGTAGCAGCTTTGGCTATCAAGAAAATTTAGACCAAAGGCACTTAGATATCGCAAAAGTAGGCATACAATCAATCGATACGCTTAAAATTTCAAGTGATTTTAAAAATAAAAAAATTTCAGAGCAGTATAAGCTAGCTTACACAGCCATTGCCATAGCACCAGCTGAGCAAAGTGCCGAGGATATACAAAATGGCTCTTTTGACCTTAAAATTTACTACAACTATAGGCCATGGCTAAATGAAAGCTTTAAAAAATTTAGCTCAACATCTACAAAGGCTATCAAAGCCGAAAGTGCAACACTAGCTAAACACGTAACAAGATTTGTCTTTACAGAAAAAAATGGAGTCATCGCGCTAAAGCTTTGCCTTAAAGCAGAAAAATCAGAAATAACCATTTGCAAGTCAAAGGCGGTTTATTAA
- a CDS encoding type II secretion system protein yields MVKRGGFSLIELILSVLVVAIVSASLPLAVRTTSNLSEQSLMQEGLMNAKTYMSLILKAPFSDQVLIAGKNTMPSSITTQEAIIFPLIICDQGANPDFYEKSGVKGEGHRILAYPVQNSSACATRPSDSKLPESIKSVNFKVKSIKNFNTQKSISPTASTTKRDFIIDTETTPTITNGADKFVVSTPLNDNDVLQIKLDTTMKTTKESKSVLYGYAFNIGESSTLSVKEWK; encoded by the coding sequence GTGGTAAAAAGGGGTGGCTTTTCATTGATAGAGCTTATCTTGTCAGTGCTTGTAGTAGCCATAGTAAGTGCAAGCCTGCCACTAGCGGTAAGAACTACTTCAAATTTAAGCGAGCAGTCCTTAATGCAAGAAGGACTAATGAATGCTAAAACTTATATGTCATTAATATTAAAAGCACCATTTAGTGATCAAGTCTTAATAGCCGGTAAAAACACCATGCCATCATCTATAACTACTCAAGAAGCTATAATTTTTCCTCTTATTATCTGCGATCAAGGGGCGAACCCGGATTTTTATGAAAAAAGTGGAGTAAAAGGTGAAGGGCATAGGATACTTGCATATCCGGTACAAAATTCATCTGCATGTGCCACAAGGCCTAGTGATTCAAAGCTTCCAGAATCAATCAAAAGCGTAAATTTTAAAGTAAAATCTATCAAAAATTTCAATACTCAAAAATCCATCTCGCCAACTGCTAGCACTACTAAACGCGACTTTATCATAGATACAGAAACAACTCCAACTATAACAAATGGAGCTGATAAATTTGTAGTTAGCACTCCTTTAAACGATAACGACGTTTTACAGATAAAGCTAGATACGACTATGAAAACTACAAAAGAGAGCAAAAGCGTACTTTATGGATATGCCTTTAACATAGGTGAAAGCAGCACTCTAAGTGTAAAAGAATGGAAATGA